The Xyrauchen texanus isolate HMW12.3.18 chromosome 19, RBS_HiC_50CHRs, whole genome shotgun sequence genome segment TCACGCGAAACCGAGCACCTTTATCAGCACTCTCACTTATTTCGAGCTTTATTTCGTCTTTAGGAAATGTCGGTGTGTTATCGTTAATATCTTGAATTTGTAATGTAACACGATGCATTTCCAGAGGGTGTTCTAGAACCAATTCGAAATTAAGAGAACATGAAAGCCCCTCATTACAAATCTCCTCCCTGTCGATCCTCTCCGCTACGATCAGTTCTCCAGTATTCAGATTAATATCACAATATCGTTTTCTGTTACCTTCAGTATCAATTCGAGCCTTTCGAGATGATAGTCTGTTCACATCAAGCCCGAGATCCATCGCTATATTTCCAATCACAGATCCGCGTTTCATCTCCTCCGGAAAAGAATAACTCATGTCTCCATAAGCGCTGTGCGCCATAAGCACGAAGAACAAAGGGCAAAACATCTGACCAGCAAACCAGAATCTTTGGACATCCATTCTGGAaatatgcacaaacaaacaacatgcaATAGAAAATGTAATTGTAAGTCTAAATCCACAACGTTATACAGAAGTGAGGAGGATTCGATATTCCGTCCGTGTCGAGGATTTCGACAATGAAACGAGCTGGAAGCCCCGTATATGACGTCATCAACAGGGTGGAGAGAAGTAATGTGGTATTGTCAATGATATTGCAGGTGAACAGCGACACCAAGAGTTCAAGTGAGGAACTGCATAACATGTAATTCTCTGAAAGAATTGAGCTGAACGTggaataaataagtattttgtacaTGTAAAGACATTATAATGTCAAGGGCTAAACTAAATAAGGTCGGACATGAGTAAGAATAAAGCTTTGTAGTATTCCTATAAAGGCCAGAGAAGTACAACATGAAAGTCAAACACAAACAGCTCGAAACATTGCTGTTGCAGAACCATGGACAGCAACttgaaacacaacacacacacacacacacacacacacacacacacacacacacacacacacacacacacacacacacacacaaatgttggtctacctatcattatgaggactttccatagacataatgacttttatactgtataaactatagattctatcctctaaacctaacacaacccctaaacctaaccctcacagaaaaccttctgcatttttacattttcaataaaacattgtttagtatgatttttaagcgatttgaattatggggacactagaaatgtcctcataaatcacatttatagcataatacccttgtaattactaatttgtaacttacaaaattgtccccgtaaatcacaaaaacacgcgcacacacacacacacacacacacacacacacacacacacacacacacacacacacacacacacacacaccttatccTTCCACAAGAGAAACAATCCTATTACATGTGAAAAATCTTTCAACTATTCACTCTAATTGCTAGTTCAGGTTGGCCGAAGGCTGCAGTTTGTCCGGTTAGAACAACGATGTCTCACTCAGGTTATGTTCCAAATCGTTGGTTTATTGAAGATGCATAGATGTGTGGTTAGTGTgatgcacgcacacgcacaatCGATAAACTCCTCCGATTTGGGCTAATACACTATATTTCACTCTACAAACTATATACAATATTCAGCCGATCTCCTTTCCATTTATCACCCGTCTAACTCTCTCCCTGTCACTTCGCAAAACCTCCAGTGGACAGTTTTGGAATAGTCCATTTCTTGCTGAATAACAGGGGTAGCTGGGAGAGTCCATGTGCCAAAGGGGAGCACTCTTTACAACGTGAGAATGCCGTTTGTTTGAATTCAAAGGGGAAAAGTGATGTATAACATAAAGGGTCACTATAACTAAGTGCAGTGCAAACCAGAGAGAAATCAGTAATCATAACTTAAACAAATCACTACTTTCTGCATCAAGCCCTTCAAAATCATTGATAGAGGAAATTCCCTTTCATAAACATCCACAATGATTTACAACTGAATTCAGTTGAAATTATTCATCGATGAAAGGAGAAAACAAACTACAATCatctattttaaattaatattaagaTATTATTAACTTGAGTCAATGCCAGAGAGAGCAATGCTGACTCGATATCGAAACGGAAACTAATCTTCATAAATGGATATTAAATATTAAGTTCTCTTGTTTACAAAAGACTTTAAACAGttggtaatttatatatatatatatatatatatatatatatatatatatatatatatatatatatatatatatatatatatatatttataaatggatGTTATTAAACTAAACGAGTAAGGTCCTTGACAGGGTGAGACAAGTtcagttttgtttgtattttgaccCACTTGACAAAATTCCTGTAAAGATCTTTAAGTAAAACTATCAGTcagtgatgaaaaaaataaaccctTAATTTAAAGAGCAAGAATAAACTCAAGAGACAAATACCAACAGACGATGaattaaacataacaaaatattgtAAGActggacaatatatatatttatttatatacacactcacacacacacacacacacacacacacataaatgtaaatagatgTAATCGACAACTAATGCAAGTTTTAAtggacaaatatatattttgttgtcaAGAAACCACTAATAAGGTTGTTTCTTTACTAAGAAAAATGAATAGTTTTCTTATGAATGCAgtttgttttgaaaacaaaaataattgcaCTTATAAATCACATCAATCATCAATAACTTTGCCACAGAAATAATGAGCTAACAGAGAGCACAGCTGATTTGATAAAAGCAAACTAATGttcaaaaatgaatatgaaatatcAGGGTATTTTGCTTCTTACTGGGGAAAGACTTAAAACAGTTGATAATGTCACAAGGAAAAAGTGTATAACTACCAAACTGAAGAATAAACTACTTGACAGGCCGAGAAGTTTCTTTGTCTTTGTATTTAGAGCCAAACTGACAAGTTCTCTGAATAAATCTCTTATAGGAGAAATGATCAACTAGTGATGGAAAAAACTTTAAAGACatgaatataaaaacaaaaacaaataaaaccccCTCAAAAGTCGAACACCTATTGGAAATGAATGAAGGATGACAAAAGTTGTAAAAATAacgcataaaaatgtattttctgtagtTGCAACTTTTAAGAATGTAGCCACAGAAAAAGTAATTTCTTTTCTTATTCAAGAAAGCATTTAATGAGCAATATTTTATTAAACTAGAAAACAAGCCAATCAACACACATTTAATCCCACCAAGTACAATTGTGACCAAAATTGAATCTGAAATTTGAAGATTTGTTGATGCATTTTACAAAGAGTTTGTCAActgtaaatgacagtgcagactGTCTTGATTTCATGTGGACATTTTTATATGAGTGGCACAAATACTCACATGACAAGATCCATTTTATTACACTAAGCACCTGTAAAGATTTTGtctttgtcaaaaaacaaaaagaaagcaaATAAATATTTACTCTTACCTGGAACGAATCACCAATTTCTGCCTCAAGTCCTTCAAGATCATCCACAGAGGACGGAGTCTTTTTCagagtcaggtcagaggtcagCGTGCCCTCATTATAAGATCTGATGAACTTGAAGTCACTAGTGCGCGAGCCCGTGGTCAGATATGCGTCATAATTGTAAGTGCTGCGGAGAGTTCCCGCGCCCTCCACGTCTGCGTAATTTGGAGGGAGATACGCGCTGGGAATGGCTACAGCTCCATCAAACAACAGTCTGGGCTTTCTCCTGCGACAAAACCTCACAgccaggatgatgatgatgaaggtgagGAAGAAAGTGGAAACGGACACCAGCGCGATGATCAAATAAAACGTCAGTTTGGAGCTGCTCTCGTCATGAGACATGTCTTTCAGTTCTGGAACTTCAGCCAAGTTATCTGATATCAGTAAATACAATGCGCACGTGGCTGAGAGAGAGGACTGTCCGTTATCTCTCACGGAGACAATCAGGTTCTGTTTCATGCTGTCAGATTCAGAAATGTCCCGCTGCGTCCTGATCTCTCCGCTGTGGACACCGATAGTGAAAAGTCCCGGATCAGTCGCTTTAATAATGTGATACGAGAGCCACGCGTTCTGTCCAGAATCCGCGTCTACGGCGATCACCTTGGAGACCAGGGAGCCCGCCTGCGCAGCTTTGGGGACCATCTCGGTCATCAAGGAGTTCCCTTCCGGAGAGGGGTATAATATCTGAGGGGAGTTGTCATTCTCATCCGTTATGAAGACACTCACGGTCACGTTACTGCTCAGAGGAGGAGACCCGTTGTCTCTGGCTAACACGAGCACTTTGAAACTTCTCATCTGCTCGTAATCAAACGACCTCACGGCATGAAGGACCCCGGTATCTCCGTTAATGGATAAAAAGGAGGACACCGGTGCGCCATTAACATCAGAGGGCAACAGAGAATAAACTACAGTGCCATTCTGTCTCCAGTCCGGGTCTGTAGCTGATACTGAACAAATAGAGGAGCCCGGTTTGTTATTTTCTTGCACATTAGCTCTGTAATTCTGCTCCTCAAATACAGGTGGGTTATCATTCACGTCCGCTACAGTGAAGTGAATATTCTTAGTGGAAGATAAAGGTGGAGAGCCCTCATCAGTAGCAGTAATTGTGATGTTATAATCAGACACCAGCTCGCGGTCTAATTCACCTGTGGTCACCAGAGAATAGTAATTTTTGATTGAAGGGACGAGTTTAAATGGGACGTTTTGCTGAATGGAGCAGCGCACCTGTCCGTTATTCTCAGAGTCTCTGTCCTGCACATTAATGATGCCAACCTCTGTACCGGGTGACGCGTTCTCGGAAATTGGACTATTAAGTGATTTCTGTATTATTATAGGGGCGTTATCAttgacatcaacaacatcaaTTAAAACAGTGGACCGACCTGCTAGCCCTTGACCATCTTTAGCTTGAATTGGCAGTTCGATTGAACTCTCCTCCTCAAAATCAATGAGCCCTTTTACTTTAATTTCACCAGACTTCGCACTAAGGAAAAATAATTTAAGCAACTTTTCTGATAAATGCCCAAATTCATATGTCACTTCTCCATTTTGTCCCTCGTCAGCATCAGTAGCGCTCACAGTAACCACTACAGTATCTACAGGAGAATTTTCAGGCAGACTGACTTTATAGACGGCCTGACTAAAGACTGGAGCATTATCATTAGCATCCAGTACAGTGACGTGTATGGCTACAGTACCTGATCTCGGTGGAGTCCCGCCATCAACCGCAGTGACAATTAAAGTCACCTCTTTTTGCTGCTCACGGTCCAACTCTTTATTAAGAACCAGCTCTCCATATTTTCTTCCATTTGACCCAGTAAGGACACTCAGGATAAAgtgttcattgttttgtaatgtatatgACTGCACTGAATTCACACCAATATCCGCATCATGGGCCTCATCTAATAAATAACGAGATCCTTTGTCTGCTGATTCCCGTATTTCAAATTTGATGGTACTTTGTTTGAACTCTggtaaattatcatttttatccTCAATGTTGAGAATGAAGTGATGCAGCTCTAAAGGATTTTCCAGCACGAGCTCCTGTTTTATAACGCATGAAGATTTCTTTCCACAAATCTCCTCCCTGTCGATCCTCTCCGCTACGATCAGTTCTCCAGTATTCAGATTAATATCACAATATCGTTTTCTGTTACCTTCAGTATCAATACGAGCCTTTCGAGATGATAGTCTGTTCACATCGAGCCCGAGATCCTTCGCTATATTTCCAATCACAGATCCGCGTTTCATCTCCTCCGGAAAAGAATAACTCACGTCTCCATAAGCGCTGTGCGCCATAAGCACGAAGAACAAAGGGCCAAACATCTCGCCAACAACACCGAAGCTTTTGCCAATGAAACGAAGTAGAAATTAATATCCTTAATAATACAATTTACATGCAAATGAAAACAAGCACATTTAGAAAATGAATCCGGACGACAGTAGATCAATGAATCAGTCACCATCGACGATTTTGTGCAATGAGATGTGCTGCGAGCCCTGTGGATGACGTCACAAGCAGGGTGGAAAGAAGTGTAATGAAAATGTCAAAGGTTTTACTGGTGAACAGCGACACTATGAGTTAAGAAACTGTATAACATTCAAATCTCTGACATGATGACGTGGCGGAACAAGTGTTATTAATATTTCGCATAAAGAGCCAGTCAGAAAATGTCTTGCAGAGAGGGAGATAAACACGGAAAAAGAAGGGCTACTCCCTAAATTGCCATGGCAGGATACATTATGTGATACAAAGTCAGTACAGAACCATGGACAGCAACATTTCTCCCACTCAACACCACTTTAAATCCGAGTGAAAGGGCGCTAAAACATATTTAGCTGAACTGAACATCACCTATAGCAGATTTTAATTCCCTTTACAAGCAGATTCTTATAAAGGATTCAACAATCAGACAAACTAAACAATACTTAAATCACAAACATTAACTTATATTCCAAATTCAATAATAAATCACAAAGAAAGACAGAATGGAAATGGACAGACACACTGAtgttaaataaaactttaaaaatgactttgacAGGGCGAGCAGTAAACAGAAAGGGGTATATTTTACTTCAACTGTCTAAAGGATCACAAATGACTTCAGTCTCTCTGAATTCAGCCATTGATGAAAAACTTCTGACTGTTGCTGCTTTTCAGACTTAAAAACTCTTCAAAATCTTTACTTCTCCCAAGAATTTCATACT includes the following:
- the LOC127659591 gene encoding protocadherin beta-15-like; this translates as MFGPLFFVLMAHSAYGDVSYSFPEEMKRGSVIGNIAKDLGLDVNRLSSRKARIDTEGNRKRYCDINLNTGELIVAERIDREEICGKKSSCVIKQELVLENPLELHHFILNIEDKNDNLPEFKQSTIKFEIRESADKGSRYLLDEAHDADIGVNSVQSYTLQNNEHFILSVLTGSNGRKYGELVLNKELDREQQKEVTLIVTAVDGGTPPRSGTVAIHVTVLDANDNAPVFSQAVYKVSLPENSPVDTVVVTVSATDADEGQNGEVTYEFGHLSEKLLKLFFLSAKSGEIKVKGLIDFEEESSIELPIQAKDGQGLAGRSTVLIDVVDVNDNAPIIIQKSLNSPISENASPGTEVGIINVQDRDSENNGQVRCSIQQNVPFKLVPSIKNYYSLVTTGELDRELVSDYNITITATDEGSPPLSSTKNIHFTVADVNDNPPVFEEQNYRANVQENNKPGSSICSVSATDPDWRQNGTVVYSLLPSDVNGAPVSSFLSINGDTGVLHAVRSFDYEQMRSFKVLVLARDNGSPPLSSNVTVSVFITDENDNSPQILYPSPEGNSLMTEMVPKAAQAGSLVSKVIAVDADSGQNAWLSYHIIKATDPGLFTIGVHSGEIRTQRDISESDSMKQNLIVSVRDNGQSSLSATCALYLLISDNLAEVPELKDMSHDESSSKLTFYLIIALVSVSTFFLTFIIIILAVRFCRRRKPRLLFDGAVAIPSAYLPPNYADVEGAGTLRSTYNYDAYLTTGSRTSDFKFIRSYNEGTLTSDLTLKKTPSVENVLEGLGSEAENISQVLHF